The DNA segment CTGAGTAACctttaaagaacctttaaataacctgtaaagaacataataaatacagcaaaGGTCAAAGGTCTGATTCATAGGAAGCTAAGCTGCAACATgtttaaaccaaaacaatacaAGTACATACTAGTTAACTTTCAGTGTGTACAGCACTGAGTTATACAGAAGTAACCTTTAAATAACCACAGGGAACTTATTAAGAACAGTTCAGAGGTCAGCTGTAAGGCTGggaatcgattcttggaatcGATTCAAATTCCGTGAATCGATACGATTCCGGTAATCGATTCAAATTCCGAGAATCGATACGATTCCGGTAATCGATTCAAATTTCGGGAATCGAATCGATTCAAATTCCGAGAATCGATACGATTCCGGTAACCGATTTCAAATTCCGAGAATCGATACGATTCCGGTaatcgattcaaattccaaggATCGATTCAAATTCCGAGAATCGATACgattccgattctcaagactgataatcgattatcataatccgatcTCGATTCGcattagtgttattaaaaccttttttttttgttcgccTGAAGCCCTTCGTTTTCAACGACGGAATACGGcacatatctttgcaaatgtgaCCCGCGATCGCCTcggttattttaagagaacgtacagaagtggctggtagttgtagagttttccttaagttttcttttgtctgtagttttattatatttcccaCGTTCGTGAACGCATCATGGTCATTCCGACGGCCactgaacgcacctcgcatgtgtgtAGTTTAAACACGGTGCACGCCTGTTTAATTCAATGACAGTTCAGTTCACCgggagaaaatgtattaaaattataATCTAATTAAATCGATCTTAagcaaatcgattcagaatcggaaaatctatttttttcaacacaggcctagtCAGCTGTCTGATTTTTAGGAGGCTACAAAATCCAGAGACAGATTACAGTTTGAAAAAGTAACTCAAAAGTGTGTAAAGCTGAAGTGTGTCCGAAAAACTACACACTGATTTAACTCTGGGAGGTTTTAGTGTGAACGCGAGTggaacaaacatttaaaaaaataatttaatttcagtgttCTCGATGTATTTTGACACTCGTCCTCCTCAGTGAAacgtaaaaatgaaaaagcagatgaTGCTCATCGTGTCTGGTGTTTAAAAAGCTCCAGCTCACctcagaaaactaaaaaaatgataaatatttcacactAAAGCTCCCGTCTCGCCGTCTCTAACAGGCACATGCAGCATTGTGTCTTTGTTAGTGTTAAAAACGAGACAgtgctgtgttcactgatgCTGCAACATTTCACGACCCCGTCATGATGTGATCGAACTCATGCGGGCACTGATAACAGCTGTAAGGTCCGACAGCCTCGGGATGAAGTCGTGAATCGTGATCCGGCTCGCGTCACCACAGATCGTGTTTCAGTTTCTTCAGCGATGAAGCTTCAGCATGAACCCGTTATCCGCTGACCCGTGTGTCTCCGCTCTGATCTCTCCTGTCCAGATGCCAGTGGCTGTAGGTCCGTACGGCCAGACCCAGCCCAGCTGTTTTGACCGGGTCAAGATGGGCTTCATGATGGGGTTTGCAGTAGGAATGGCTGCCGGCGCCATGTTTGGCACTTTCTCCTGTCTCAGGTAAACTAAATACACCTGTTAGACCTTAATGCAGATTACTGcctgcttcacttcacacaaactaaaaactgtCTCCAGGATCGGCATGCGCGGCAGGGAGCTGATGGGAGGAGTAGGGAAGACCATGATGCAGAGCGGGGGGACGTTCGGCACGTTCATGGCCATCGGTATGGGCATCCGCTGCTGAGGAAGACGAGGAGCGACCACCACCTCCAGAACTCAACTCCACAGCTATGGGACTCTTCCAGTGACTCCGATCTCCTCAGCTCTCCGCCCGCTCGGCGCCGTCACGCGCTCGACCGGCAGTATAGTTTTGTCAATAAAAGTCGAAATCTGTCAAACGGTGTTCAGAGTGTTTCACTTTGTGATGCTGCAGCAGGCACGGAGCTCTCCAGACCAgaaaacatcaactcactcACGAGAAGCCGGACCAGTAACTTCACATATTTAATAAACAGCTGCAGATGAATGTGGCACTTTAGTGACTCATGTGGAAGCAGATCTGTAGTTTACATGGTCTGATGCAAATGTGCATTCATTGCCTCCACGACTTTCATATCACTGGCTAGATACACGCCTGATAACAGTCCGAACGGTCGTGAATTCACTGTGTGCTGTAAGAAAACCTTCATGCTGCGAGCGTCGTGTTTAAAAGCAGTAAAGAGACTGACCCTGTGGTGCCGTGACGTCCGTGTCGTCCAGAGGGTTGATGATGCCGGGGTAGTCTTTACCGAACGACAGGTGTTTTATCAGATGGGTCATGTTTATCTGCAGAGACGGATTAGAAGTGACAGACTTCAGCAACAAGCTGCACAGGtccattaaaaatgtcaaaggaAGTGtgattttatataaattcaTATATTTCTAATTGGGTATTGATTAAAAATAGCTCAAATTCTTAGTAATAGATCTCTCTGCACAGCATAAAATTACTCAGTATTATTTTACAGTCAGCTCAAGTTTTTTAGAGACACtttattaatattcacattCAGACACAGTAAGTTTCATCAGAGTTACTCACGTTGTCTAAGCCGAAGCTCTGCAGGTCGTNNNNNNNNNNTAGTGCTGTTCCATCAAAAAACTAATACACCAGTTTGTATTTGAGGGCAGAGAAGCAGGTCGAGTGGCAGAATAGCATAGTATACGATTTTTCTTATTCAGTTGTAGTTTATTTGAAGAGAACCACTTTGAACTGAGTTGAAATttgattttacaaaataaaaaggcGCAAGTTCGACTTCTACAACAAAGGTTCCTGATCTTGTTactgtaaatctgtgtgtgttgtctgcagGTTCACCCCGAGCTGTACGTGGACACGTCGCGAGGAGACAAACTGAAGATAACATTGACGTCATCTTCCCTCACATGCCCTGCGCCTGTGAGTAACGCTGCACATCGGGCTGATGGAGAAATGATCACACACACGTCGATTATGAACCGATAACACCTCACCCTTCCtggccttcctcctcctcctgtgcacTCAGATCTCAGTATAGATGCGAGGGACGTGGCCGGCGAGAGCAGCTGGACGTGGAACATAATCTGTTCAAACAGCGGCGGGACAAAGACCCAAACCTGTCCACGTGGAGCAGAGAAACACGGTAAGCGCTGACGTTACTctgcaaacaaagaaacacagctcACGTTGATCAGTCGGTTGCTAGGGAACCTTTTGAGATTTGTTAAAGGTCCttgtcaaacaaacattttgttggTTGATAAACACGACAGAGTCTGTGTTTTGTAGAGCTCGGCATGCTGACGATGGAGAAGTGTTCGACCCGAGCACGCTCGACCCGAACAGATGCGAGAGCTGCTACGGAGCCGAGACCGAAGACCTCAAGTGagacgccacacacacacacacacacacacacacacacacacacaggttcagcTCTGTCTTCCTTTGTTAACCTGCCTCGCCTCTGCTCGCTCAGGTGCTGTAACACCTGTGACGACGTGCGCGAGGCGTACCGGCGGCGAGGCTGGG comes from the Larimichthys crocea isolate SSNF chromosome VI, L_crocea_2.0, whole genome shotgun sequence genome and includes:
- the romo1 gene encoding reactive oxygen species modulator 1, encoding MPVAVGPYGQTQPSCFDRVKMGFMMGFAVGMAAGAMFGTFSCLRIGMRGRELMGGVGKTMMQSGGTFGTFMAIGMGIRC